A single Dechloromonas denitrificans DNA region contains:
- the iscR gene encoding Fe-S cluster assembly transcriptional regulator IscR has product MRLTTKGRFAVTAMIDLALRGEGGPVALASVSERQKISLSYLEQLFGKLRRYRLVDSVRGPGGGYCIARPLNLVTVADIIRAVDEQLDATQCGGRENCHDEHRCMTHDLWSTLNSKMYDYLSSVTLAELVDRQKLKLAGVAPSVLEDKRRSSPPVRAKAGREKTAAVI; this is encoded by the coding sequence ATGCGTTTGACCACCAAAGGGCGTTTCGCCGTTACTGCCATGATCGATCTGGCCTTGCGCGGCGAAGGCGGGCCGGTAGCGCTGGCCAGCGTCAGCGAGCGGCAGAAGATTTCCTTGTCCTATCTCGAGCAGCTGTTCGGCAAGCTGCGCCGCTATCGACTGGTTGACAGCGTGCGTGGTCCGGGTGGCGGTTACTGCATCGCCCGGCCGCTCAACCTGGTAACCGTGGCCGACATCATCCGCGCTGTCGACGAGCAGCTCGATGCGACGCAATGCGGCGGCCGCGAAAACTGTCACGATGAACATCGCTGCATGACGCACGACCTGTGGTCCACGCTCAACTCGAAAATGTACGACTACCTGTCTTCGGTGACGCTGGCCGAACTGGTCGATCGCCAGAAGCTCAAGCTGGCCGGGGTTGCTCCGAGCGTGCTCGAAGACAAGCGGCGCTCGAGCCCGCCGGTGCGGGCCAAAGCCGGTCGCGAAAAGACGGCTGCGGTCATCTGA
- the cysE gene encoding serine O-acetyltransferase: MFRYLREDIRAVFDRDPAARSFWEVLTCYPGIHALILHRLAHWLWGHRLRWLARFTAHLARFFTGIEIHPGATIGRRFFIDHGMGVVIGETAEIHDDVTLYHGVTLGGTSWHKGKRHPTLENGVVVGAGAKVLGPITIAAGAKIGSNAVVTKPMPAGATAVGNPARILDNSEQSRQRQAQAEKMGFSAYAVGRDQDDPLAKAVHALLDHAAETDRRLTSLLKELAEQGVKCDNEVLAADRFDPNYLSKIVD; encoded by the coding sequence ATGTTCCGGTATCTGCGTGAGGATATCCGTGCGGTTTTTGACCGCGATCCGGCAGCCCGCTCGTTCTGGGAGGTGCTCACCTGCTATCCGGGCATCCATGCCCTGATCCTGCATCGCCTGGCGCACTGGCTGTGGGGCCACCGGCTGCGCTGGCTGGCACGTTTTACGGCACATCTGGCCCGCTTCTTCACCGGCATCGAAATCCACCCGGGAGCCACCATCGGCCGGCGCTTCTTCATCGACCACGGCATGGGCGTGGTGATCGGCGAAACAGCCGAAATCCACGACGACGTGACGCTCTACCACGGCGTTACGCTGGGCGGCACCTCGTGGCACAAGGGCAAGCGTCACCCGACGCTGGAAAATGGCGTGGTGGTCGGGGCCGGCGCCAAAGTGCTCGGGCCGATCACGATCGCCGCCGGCGCCAAGATTGGCTCCAATGCCGTCGTCACCAAACCGATGCCGGCCGGCGCCACAGCGGTCGGCAATCCGGCGCGGATTCTCGACAACTCGGAGCAAAGCCGGCAACGCCAGGCGCAAGCCGAAAAAATGGGTTTCTCCGCCTATGCCGTCGGGCGCGATCAGGACGATCCGCTGGCCAAGGCCGTTCATGCGCTGCTCGACCACGCGGCCGAGACCGACCGTCGCCTGACCTCGCTGCTCAAGGAGCTGGCAGAGCAGGGCGTCAAGTGCGACAACGAAGTGCTGGCGGCCGATCGCTTCGATCCCAATTACCTGAGTAAAATAGTTGACTAA
- a CDS encoding serine hydrolase domain-containing protein codes for MSSRLLPLVASTLLLLAACATPPPVSEGSSRGDYRHTQNYLSWLIDREMAANEITGISIALVDDQRIVWQKGFGFADRENDIAATPETVYRAGSIAKVFTAAATMQLAEQGKINIDQPLAAALPEFAIKTRFPNAGPVTPRNVMSHHSGLPSNFLRGMFVREPGRFETVVDELRDEHLTFPPNFVFSYSNVGMALLGATVQKVSGEPFNDYMERHFFQPLGMTQSSFASRAIAKAYDHNQEVEVFSLRDMPAANLLSNVVDLGQFIKMQFADGKAGDRQVLSGATVREMFRVQNKDLPLTFQQYVGLGWMMSGIEVPGGGPVASHGGSLPDSHSMMALLPEHKLGVVVLSNSATSAVSVSKIATEALRLMLEAKTGIRPAPTPVVRSPERAPNSEELQFFNGHFDTLVGLAKVSTASGKIDADAVGHHFQLVPHEDGLLTLKYKVFGMVPVRVGAFEDIRLSIATVNGRQIVVGRIGGESLMFGEKLTPSAIPEKFLQLIGRYEIIDKIDGPAPDHIILKEDDGLLVGEMRFPEKPELLLRIGFQPVSENEAVTAGLGSGRGDTLRLINEENEERLGFSGFQLRKKLN; via the coding sequence ATGTCCAGCCGCCTTCTTCCGCTCGTCGCCAGCACTCTGCTGCTGCTCGCTGCCTGCGCCACGCCGCCGCCGGTTTCGGAAGGCAGCAGCCGCGGCGATTATCGGCACACGCAAAACTATCTTTCCTGGTTGATCGACCGCGAGATGGCGGCCAACGAGATCACCGGCATCAGTATCGCGCTGGTCGATGATCAGCGGATCGTCTGGCAAAAGGGTTTCGGTTTCGCCGATCGCGAAAACGATATTGCGGCGACGCCGGAGACGGTTTATCGCGCCGGCTCGATTGCCAAGGTATTTACCGCCGCCGCCACCATGCAGTTGGCCGAACAGGGCAAGATCAACATCGACCAGCCGCTGGCCGCCGCCCTGCCCGAGTTTGCCATCAAAACCCGCTTTCCCAATGCCGGGCCGGTCACACCGCGCAACGTGATGAGCCATCATTCCGGGTTGCCTTCCAATTTCCTGCGCGGCATGTTCGTCCGCGAGCCGGGGCGTTTTGAAACGGTGGTCGACGAACTGCGCGACGAACACCTGACCTTCCCGCCCAATTTCGTCTTTTCCTATTCCAACGTCGGCATGGCGCTGCTCGGCGCGACGGTCCAGAAAGTCAGCGGCGAACCGTTCAACGATTACATGGAACGCCATTTCTTTCAGCCGCTGGGCATGACCCAGAGCAGCTTCGCCTCGCGGGCGATTGCCAAGGCCTACGATCACAACCAGGAAGTTGAAGTCTTCTCGTTGCGCGACATGCCGGCCGCCAACCTGCTGAGCAATGTCGTCGATCTCGGCCAGTTCATCAAGATGCAGTTCGCCGACGGCAAGGCCGGCGACCGGCAGGTATTGTCCGGCGCCACGGTGCGCGAGATGTTCCGCGTCCAGAACAAGGATTTGCCGCTGACTTTTCAGCAATACGTCGGCCTCGGCTGGATGATGAGCGGCATCGAAGTGCCAGGCGGCGGCCCGGTCGCCAGCCATGGCGGCTCGCTGCCCGATTCGCACAGCATGATGGCGCTGCTGCCGGAGCATAAGCTGGGCGTCGTCGTGCTCTCCAACTCGGCGACCTCGGCGGTTTCCGTTTCGAAAATCGCCACCGAAGCGCTGCGCCTGATGCTCGAAGCCAAGACCGGCATCCGCCCGGCGCCGACCCCAGTGGTCCGTTCCCCCGAGCGCGCCCCGAACAGCGAGGAACTGCAATTCTTCAACGGCCATTTCGATACGCTGGTCGGACTGGCCAAGGTTTCCACCGCATCCGGCAAGATCGATGCCGATGCGGTCGGCCATCATTTCCAGCTGGTGCCGCACGAAGACGGCTTGCTCACGCTCAAGTACAAGGTCTTCGGCATGGTGCCGGTGCGGGTCGGGGCTTTTGAGGATATCCGCCTGTCGATTGCCACGGTTAACGGACGGCAGATCGTCGTCGGGCGCATCGGCGGCGAATCGCTGATGTTCGGCGAGAAGCTGACACCAAGCGCCATTCCGGAAAAATTCCTGCAGCTGATCGGGCGCTACGAAATCATCGACAAGATCGATGGCCCGGCCCCCGACCATATCATCCTCAAGGAAGACGACGGCCTGCTGGTCGGCGAAATGCGCTTCCCGGAGAAACCCGAACTGCTGTTGCGCATCGGCTTTCAGCCGGTTTCCGAGAACGAGGCGGTGACCGCCGGCCTGGGCAGCGGACGCGGCGACACGCTGCGCCTGATCAATGAAGAGAACGAAGAACGGCTGGGTTTTTCCGGCTTCCAGCTACGCAAGAAACTGAACTGA
- a CDS encoding phosphopantetheine-binding protein: protein METLHAELKAFIIETMNLEDITPAEIGNDTVLFAEDGLGLDSIDALELVLALKKKYGIVLEAKDAGAREHLRSVATLAALISESRG, encoded by the coding sequence ATGGAAACACTGCACGCGGAACTCAAGGCTTTCATCATCGAAACGATGAATCTCGAAGACATCACGCCGGCCGAGATCGGCAATGACACGGTGCTCTTCGCCGAGGATGGCCTCGGGCTGGATTCGATCGACGCTCTCGAACTGGTGCTGGCCCTGAAGAAAAAGTATGGAATCGTGCTCGAAGCCAAGGACGCAGGCGCCCGCGAGCACCTGCGGTCGGTGGCGACGCTGGCAGCACTGATCAGTGAAAGTCGCGGCTGA
- a CDS encoding error-prone DNA polymerase produces MACSAEQLPDYAELHCLSNFTFLRGASHPDELAKKALAQGYQALALTDECSLAGVVRAHLAAQAAGLKFIIGSEMTTSDGLKLVFLAGNRHGYGNLSALITLARRRAEKGAYTLQRNDLEAISPSGALPDCLVLWVPGAAPSLDDGRWLAARFPGRAWLAVELHAGPDDAARLECLQDLGAASGLPLVAAGDVHMHGRSRRPVQDVLTALRLKTTVFEAGYALYPNGERHLRSRLRLARLYPPELLAETLKIAARCTFSLDELRYEYPEEIIPAGETPASWLRAETERGLGRRYPDGVPDSVRERVEHELTLIGEMNYEAYFLTVYDIVCFARSQHILCQGRGSAANSAVCYALGVTEVDPARSALLFERFVSKERGEPPDIDVDFEHERREEVIQYIYGKYGRDRAALAAALITYRTKGALRDAGRALGFGIAQINALTASLAWWDQREQLPERFAELGLDPTAPRVEKWLAIAAALRGFPRHLTQHVGGFVISRGPLSRLVPVENAAMEARSVIQWDKDDLDAMGLMKVDVLALGMLSAIRRTLDMVGERRGRPFALQAIPPEDPATYEMLCHADSMGVFQVESRAQMAMLPRLQPRNFYDLVVEVALVRPGPIQGDMVHPYLKRRQGKEKIEQISPAVDAVLARTYGVPIFQEQVMQLAVVAADFTPGEADQLRRAMAAWKRKGGLEPFEQKLLAGMAANGLPESFARRIIAQIQGFGEYGFPESHAASFALLVYASAWLKRHEPAAFLCGLLNSQPMGFYSPSMLIQDARRHGVTVLPPDVATSDWDSRLDENGAVRLGLREIGGFSQTAAQRIAAADRRQQPFASVADLAARAALSRRDLDLLAAADALASLAGHRRQAAWAASVERTAPPNKGCLQGDLFDGLPVRESTAELAAPNAGENLVADYRSLGLTLREHPLTLLREHLTARRFVMAASLRTAGQRALIRTAGIVVGRQRPGTATGIVFVTLEDESGLVNVVVHPQLVDKQRRELLGSALLGVYGQLQKEGEVVHLVAKRLVDLSAWLGRLETVSRDFH; encoded by the coding sequence ATGGCCTGTTCAGCTGAACAACTCCCCGACTACGCCGAACTGCACTGCCTCTCCAATTTCACCTTCCTGCGCGGCGCTTCGCATCCGGATGAGTTGGCGAAAAAGGCGCTGGCCCAAGGCTATCAGGCACTGGCGCTGACCGACGAGTGTTCGCTGGCCGGCGTCGTGCGGGCGCATCTGGCGGCGCAAGCGGCCGGCCTGAAATTCATTATCGGCAGCGAGATGACGACTTCGGATGGCCTGAAGCTGGTCTTTCTGGCTGGCAACCGCCATGGCTACGGCAACCTGTCGGCGCTCATTACGCTGGCCCGGCGGCGCGCGGAAAAGGGCGCCTATACCCTGCAGCGCAACGATCTGGAGGCCATTTCGCCGAGCGGTGCGTTGCCCGATTGTCTGGTGCTCTGGGTTCCAGGGGCTGCGCCTTCGCTCGACGATGGGCGCTGGCTGGCGGCGCGCTTTCCCGGGCGGGCCTGGCTGGCCGTCGAACTCCACGCCGGCCCGGATGATGCGGCCCGATTGGAATGCCTGCAGGACCTCGGTGCAGCGAGCGGCCTGCCGCTGGTGGCGGCGGGCGACGTGCATATGCATGGGCGTTCCCGGCGCCCGGTACAGGATGTGCTGACTGCGCTCCGACTGAAAACGACGGTCTTTGAGGCCGGTTACGCGCTTTATCCGAATGGCGAGCGGCATTTGCGCTCGCGCTTGCGCCTGGCCCGTCTCTATCCGCCCGAGCTGCTCGCCGAAACGCTGAAAATCGCCGCCCGATGCACCTTTTCGCTCGACGAACTGCGCTACGAATACCCGGAAGAAATCATTCCGGCCGGCGAAACACCGGCTTCCTGGCTGCGCGCCGAAACCGAGCGCGGCCTGGGGCGGCGTTATCCGGATGGCGTGCCGGACAGCGTGCGCGAACGCGTCGAGCACGAGCTGACCCTGATCGGCGAAATGAACTACGAAGCCTATTTCCTGACCGTCTACGACATCGTCTGCTTTGCCCGCAGCCAGCACATCCTCTGCCAGGGGCGGGGCTCGGCGGCCAATTCGGCGGTCTGTTACGCGCTCGGCGTCACTGAGGTCGACCCGGCCCGCTCGGCCTTGCTGTTCGAGCGCTTCGTTTCCAAAGAGCGCGGCGAACCACCGGATATCGACGTCGATTTCGAGCACGAGCGGCGCGAGGAGGTCATCCAGTACATCTACGGCAAATACGGCCGCGATCGGGCGGCGCTGGCTGCCGCGCTGATCACCTACCGGACCAAGGGCGCCTTGCGCGATGCGGGCCGGGCGCTCGGCTTCGGCATCGCCCAGATCAATGCGCTGACCGCCTCCCTGGCCTGGTGGGACCAGCGCGAACAATTGCCGGAGCGCTTCGCCGAACTCGGCCTTGACCCGACGGCGCCGCGGGTCGAGAAATGGCTGGCCATTGCCGCCGCCCTGCGCGGTTTTCCCCGCCACTTGACGCAGCATGTCGGCGGCTTCGTCATTTCGCGCGGGCCGTTGTCGCGGCTGGTGCCGGTCGAAAATGCGGCAATGGAAGCGCGCAGCGTCATCCAGTGGGATAAGGATGACCTCGATGCGATGGGTCTGATGAAGGTCGATGTCCTGGCCCTCGGCATGTTGTCGGCGATTCGCCGGACGCTCGACATGGTCGGCGAGCGCCGCGGCCGGCCGTTCGCACTGCAGGCCATTCCGCCGGAAGACCCGGCCACCTACGAAATGCTTTGCCACGCCGACAGCATGGGCGTCTTCCAGGTCGAGTCGCGGGCCCAGATGGCCATGCTGCCGCGTCTGCAACCACGCAACTTCTACGATCTGGTGGTCGAAGTGGCGCTGGTCCGGCCGGGGCCGATTCAGGGCGACATGGTGCATCCCTATCTGAAACGGCGGCAGGGCAAGGAAAAAATTGAGCAGATTTCGCCGGCCGTCGATGCCGTGCTGGCCCGCACATATGGCGTGCCGATCTTTCAGGAACAGGTCATGCAACTGGCGGTCGTTGCCGCCGATTTCACGCCCGGCGAAGCCGATCAGTTGCGCCGGGCGATGGCCGCCTGGAAGCGCAAGGGCGGGCTCGAGCCTTTCGAGCAGAAACTGCTGGCCGGCATGGCGGCCAATGGCCTGCCGGAAAGCTTTGCCCGGCGGATCATCGCCCAGATCCAGGGGTTCGGCGAATACGGTTTTCCCGAGTCGCACGCCGCCAGTTTTGCCTTGCTGGTCTATGCTTCGGCCTGGCTGAAGCGCCATGAACCGGCGGCCTTCCTGTGCGGTTTGTTGAACAGCCAGCCGATGGGTTTCTATTCGCCATCGATGCTGATCCAGGATGCCCGGCGGCATGGGGTCACGGTGCTGCCGCCGGACGTCGCGACCAGCGACTGGGACAGCCGGCTCGACGAAAATGGCGCGGTGCGTCTCGGTCTGCGCGAGATCGGCGGATTTTCCCAAACGGCCGCCCAACGCATTGCCGCGGCAGATCGCCGGCAACAGCCTTTTGCCAGTGTCGCCGACCTGGCGGCGCGGGCCGCTCTGTCCCGGCGCGATCTCGACCTGCTCGCCGCGGCCGATGCCCTGGCCAGCCTGGCCGGCCACCGCCGGCAGGCCGCCTGGGCAGCGAGCGTCGAAAGAACGGCGCCACCCAATAAAGGATGTCTTCAGGGCGATCTGTTCGACGGCTTGCCGGTACGCGAAAGCACGGCCGAACTGGCGGCGCCGAATGCCGGGGAAAATCTGGTGGCCGATTACCGCAGCCTCGGCCTGACGCTGCGCGAGCATCCGCTGACGCTGCTCCGCGAGCATCTCACGGCGCGCCGCTTCGTCATGGCTGCCAGCTTGCGCACGGCTGGCCAGCGGGCCTTGATCCGCACCGCCGGCATCGTGGTTGGCCGACAGCGACCGGGAACCGCGACCGGCATCGTCTTTGTCACGCTGGAAGACGAAAGCGGGCTGGTCAATGTCGTCGTCCATCCGCAACTCGTCGACAAGCAGCGGCGCGAGCTGCTCGGCTCAGCCTTGCTCGGCGTCTATGGACAGTTGCAGAAGGAGGGCGAAGTGGTGCATCTGGTGGCCAAGCGGCTGGTCGACCTTTCCGCCTGGCTCGGTCGGCTGGAAACGGTCAGCCGCGACTTTCACTGA
- a CDS encoding Y-family DNA polymerase: MLWLALHFPLLPLEALPLRQSPSAVVSRGRVLACDRQAAEAGVKSGQKLSTALGLQPGLAVFEREAVRENGALESLACWAGRFTPTLSLAPPNTLLLEIGGCLRLFGGVEPIVDAVLAGCAEQCYSPTWAVAPTALGGRWLAQAGAGAIYREPAAMQAALAGLPCAVPGWPAEAQSRLASFGLKHLGDLQALPAAGLRRRIGSEPVDDLLRARGELPDPQQPFVFPESFAIEIELPARVERAEALAFAGQRLFAALAGWLHGRQLLVRACTLQLKHDDGSLTALVLRFAEPAADEGRFLRLLREQLARLHLAAPVEVLRLLADEVENKPGASAHLFDAAPVGEGALACLERLRARLGEAAVQMLGEKADYRPECASVHRDAAADVAQPKPSPPPAAAMPPRRPLWLLPAPQSLAERAGQPHWHGPLKLLSRAERLESGWWDEGEAAAAGDVRRDYFVARNPQGQWAWVFRDAQGWYLHGLFS, encoded by the coding sequence GTGCTCTGGCTGGCCCTTCACTTTCCCTTGCTACCGCTCGAGGCCCTGCCGCTGCGGCAGTCGCCTAGCGCGGTCGTCAGTCGCGGACGGGTGCTGGCCTGCGACCGGCAGGCAGCAGAGGCAGGGGTCAAGAGCGGGCAAAAGCTGTCGACGGCGCTCGGCCTGCAGCCCGGCCTGGCCGTTTTCGAGCGGGAAGCGGTGCGCGAAAACGGCGCACTGGAAAGCCTTGCCTGCTGGGCCGGGCGATTCACGCCGACACTCAGTCTGGCGCCACCGAATACCTTGCTGCTGGAAATCGGTGGCTGCCTGCGCCTGTTCGGCGGCGTGGAACCGATCGTCGACGCGGTCCTTGCCGGTTGTGCCGAACAGTGTTATTCGCCCACCTGGGCGGTGGCGCCGACCGCGCTCGGCGGGCGCTGGCTGGCACAGGCCGGAGCCGGCGCCATTTATCGCGAGCCGGCGGCCATGCAGGCGGCGCTGGCCGGCTTGCCATGCGCCGTTCCCGGCTGGCCGGCCGAGGCACAGAGTCGGCTGGCCTCTTTTGGCCTGAAACATCTCGGCGATCTGCAGGCCTTGCCCGCCGCCGGTTTGCGGCGGCGGATCGGCAGCGAGCCGGTCGACGATCTGTTGCGGGCGAGGGGCGAGCTGCCGGACCCGCAACAGCCTTTCGTTTTTCCCGAAAGCTTTGCCATTGAAATCGAGCTGCCGGCCCGCGTCGAGCGTGCCGAGGCGCTGGCCTTCGCCGGACAGCGACTGTTCGCCGCGCTGGCCGGCTGGCTGCATGGCCGGCAGCTGTTGGTCCGCGCCTGTACGCTGCAACTGAAGCACGATGATGGCTCGCTCACTGCGCTGGTTCTGCGCTTTGCCGAACCGGCGGCTGACGAGGGGCGTTTTCTCCGTCTGCTGCGCGAGCAGCTTGCCCGGCTGCACTTGGCCGCGCCGGTTGAGGTCTTGCGGCTGCTCGCCGATGAAGTCGAGAACAAGCCGGGAGCCAGCGCCCATCTGTTCGACGCGGCACCGGTCGGCGAGGGCGCGTTGGCTTGCCTTGAGCGTCTGCGGGCGCGGCTTGGCGAAGCAGCCGTCCAGATGCTCGGCGAGAAAGCGGATTACCGGCCGGAGTGCGCCAGTGTGCACCGCGATGCCGCAGCGGATGTTGCCCAGCCCAAGCCGTCGCCACCGCCGGCCGCCGCCATGCCGCCCCGGCGCCCGCTGTGGCTGCTGCCGGCCCCGCAGTCGCTGGCCGAACGGGCCGGTCAGCCGCATTGGCATGGTCCGCTGAAGCTGCTGTCGCGCGCCGAGCGGCTGGAAAGCGGCTGGTGGGACGAAGGGGAAGCCGCCGCGGCCGGCGATGTGCGGCGCGACTATTTCGTGGCTCGCAACCCGCAGGGGCAATGGGCCTGGGTGTTTCGCGATGCGCAAGGATGGTACCTGCATGGCCTGTTCAGCTGA
- the imuA gene encoding translesion DNA synthesis-associated protein ImuA, with product MSAVALPATLAEVLARGDIWRGDTLASLPTSAIPSGHAELDAELPGGGWPRGNLTEILIDRSGLGEMSLLLPALARLSAEGGWLALVAPPWLPHAPAWAAAGLALDRLVVVQAGKQAAWCCEQLLACGGFAGLLVWPEAGIGAQALRRLQVAAEGQATFTCLWRPLTQAAVPSPAPLRLTLATSENGLSVQILKRRGRPAARPLNLSLPRPGRSSRALAGPSLSLATARGPAAAAVA from the coding sequence ATGAGCGCAGTGGCGTTACCGGCCACGTTGGCGGAGGTCCTGGCCAGAGGCGATATCTGGCGCGGCGACACCCTGGCCAGCCTGCCGACCAGCGCCATCCCGAGTGGTCATGCCGAACTCGATGCCGAATTGCCGGGTGGCGGTTGGCCACGTGGCAACCTTACGGAAATCCTGATCGACCGCAGCGGTCTCGGCGAAATGAGTTTGCTGTTGCCGGCTCTGGCGCGGCTATCGGCCGAAGGCGGCTGGCTGGCTCTGGTTGCCCCGCCGTGGTTGCCGCATGCACCGGCCTGGGCGGCGGCCGGGCTGGCTCTCGATCGGCTGGTCGTCGTCCAGGCCGGCAAGCAGGCCGCCTGGTGCTGCGAACAACTGCTCGCCTGTGGCGGCTTTGCCGGCCTGCTGGTCTGGCCGGAAGCCGGTATCGGCGCCCAGGCGCTGCGGCGTTTGCAGGTCGCTGCCGAAGGTCAGGCCACTTTTACCTGCCTGTGGCGGCCGCTGACACAGGCCGCAGTCCCGTCGCCGGCGCCTTTGCGCCTGACTTTGGCGACGAGTGAAAACGGTTTGTCGGTGCAGATCCTCAAGCGGCGCGGCCGACCCGCGGCGCGCCCGCTCAATTTGTCTTTGCCCCGTCCCGGGAGATCGTCACGTGCTCTGGCTGGCCCTTCACTTTCCCTTGCTACCGCTCGAGGCCCTGCCGCTGCGGCAGTCGCCTAG
- the lexA gene encoding transcriptional repressor LexA, whose product MKLTPRQQEILDFIRSTLEVLGAPPTRMEISHAFGFASPNAAEDHLKALAKKGAIVLEPGSARGIRLVEQLGLPLIGMVAAGSPILAVENVQGRYALDAQLFSPRADYLLKVRGLSMIDAGIFDGDLLAVHKTAEARDGQIVIARVAEDVTVKRLKRRNGLIELIAENPDYEPIIVNPAEVDFAIEGVAVGLIRGAISSLS is encoded by the coding sequence ATGAAACTCACGCCACGTCAGCAGGAAATTCTCGACTTCATCCGGAGCACGCTGGAAGTGCTCGGTGCGCCACCGACGCGCATGGAGATTTCCCACGCCTTCGGCTTCGCTTCACCCAACGCTGCGGAAGATCACCTCAAGGCGCTCGCCAAGAAGGGAGCCATCGTCCTCGAACCCGGTTCGGCGCGCGGCATCCGGCTGGTCGAGCAGCTTGGCTTGCCGTTGATCGGCATGGTGGCGGCCGGTTCGCCGATTCTTGCGGTGGAAAATGTACAGGGCCGCTATGCGCTCGATGCCCAGTTGTTCAGCCCGCGCGCCGATTACCTGCTCAAGGTGCGTGGCCTGTCGATGATCGATGCCGGCATCTTCGATGGCGATCTGCTCGCCGTGCATAAAACCGCCGAGGCGCGCGACGGCCAGATCGTCATCGCCCGGGTGGCCGAGGATGTCACCGTCAAGCGCCTGAAGCGGCGTAACGGCCTGATCGAATTGATTGCCGAAAACCCGGATTACGAGCCGATCATCGTCAATCCGGCCGAGGTCGATTTCGCCATCGAAGGCGTTGCCGTCGGCTTGATTCGCGGGGCGATCAGCAGCTTGTCATGA
- the dgt gene encoding dGTP triphosphohydrolase, with protein sequence MGQRKIWEKLLSADRPGAGKAPGTPERTAFQQDYDRIVFTSAFRRLKDKTQVFPLSKSDYVRTRLTHSLEASCVGRSLGAVVGREIIARHGLQHVESGDFGAIVAAACLAHDIGNPPFGHAGEDAIREWFRQSGLLDRHPFTPAQRADFERYEGNAQGFRIVTRLQSPANPGLQLTSAVLATFTKYPRPSHLEAELDGKSSKKFGFFQQDAEAFRRVAQSTGLVERLPGTAWRRHPLAFLVEVADDTCYLIVDLEDAAKLGFVPYRDAELLLADLAGNTVNGGRLDRLHDPKERLEYLRAKAIGRLLESAAAVFLENEDAILKGEFDDELLTQSPAFFPLQAVLKLAKETIYTARPALEIETAGFEVLGALLGLFTQAVEAGAGHARFTTRERMLLKLLPAQFLGHGGEPDADPYIRLLQVADFVAGMTDSYAVDMYRKLKGVDLPT encoded by the coding sequence ATGGGCCAACGAAAAATCTGGGAAAAACTGCTGTCGGCGGATCGTCCGGGGGCCGGCAAGGCGCCGGGCACGCCGGAGCGGACGGCCTTCCAGCAGGACTACGACCGTATCGTCTTCACCTCGGCCTTTCGGCGCCTGAAGGACAAGACGCAGGTTTTTCCGCTATCCAAGAGCGATTACGTGCGCACCCGCCTGACGCACAGCCTGGAAGCAAGCTGCGTCGGCCGTTCGCTGGGCGCCGTGGTCGGCCGCGAAATCATTGCCCGGCATGGTTTGCAGCATGTCGAATCCGGCGATTTCGGGGCGATTGTCGCGGCGGCCTGCCTGGCCCACGACATCGGCAACCCGCCCTTCGGCCATGCCGGCGAGGATGCGATCCGCGAGTGGTTTCGTCAGTCCGGCCTGCTCGATCGTCATCCCTTCACCCCTGCCCAGCGCGCCGACTTCGAGCGTTACGAGGGCAATGCCCAGGGTTTCCGCATCGTCACCCGGCTGCAAAGCCCGGCCAATCCCGGTTTGCAGCTGACCAGCGCGGTGCTCGCCACGTTTACCAAGTATCCGCGGCCGTCGCATCTCGAGGCCGAGCTGGACGGCAAAAGCAGCAAGAAATTCGGCTTTTTTCAGCAGGATGCCGAGGCTTTTCGGCGCGTCGCGCAGTCGACCGGGCTGGTCGAACGCCTTCCCGGCACCGCCTGGCGCCGCCATCCGCTGGCCTTTCTGGTCGAGGTGGCGGACGACACCTGCTATCTGATCGTCGATCTGGAAGATGCCGCCAAGCTCGGTTTTGTGCCCTATCGCGATGCCGAACTGTTGCTTGCCGATCTGGCCGGCAATACGGTTAACGGCGGCCGGCTGGATCGCCTGCACGATCCGAAGGAGCGGCTCGAATATCTGCGCGCCAAGGCCATCGGCCGCTTGCTGGAAAGTGCCGCTGCAGTATTTCTGGAAAACGAGGATGCCATCCTCAAGGGCGAGTTCGATGACGAATTGCTGACCCAGTCGCCGGCCTTCTTTCCCTTGCAGGCGGTTTTGAAGCTGGCCAAGGAGACGATCTACACGGCCCGTCCGGCGCTGGAAATCGAAACCGCCGGTTTCGAGGTGCTGGGTGCACTGCTCGGCCTGTTTACCCAGGCGGTCGAGGCCGGGGCAGGGCATGCCCGGTTCACCACCCGCGAACGCATGTTGCTCAAATTGCTGCCGGCCCAGTTCCTCGGTCATGGCGGCGAGCCGGATGCCGACCCGTATATTCGCCTGCTGCAGGTGGCCGACTTCGTCGCCGGGATGACCGATTCCTACGCGGTCGATATGTACCGCAAGCTCAAGGGTGTCGATCTGCCGACTTGA